The following proteins come from a genomic window of Campylobacter concisus:
- a CDS encoding citrate synthase has translation MSSNTATLTDNRTGKSYEFPILKGTMGPDVIDISTFFSDTGMFTFDRGYTSTAMCRSAITYIDGLKGELMYRGYDIAYLAENKTFLDVAYLLLNKELPTNDQYINFKTELKKRSFIHEGMMKLFDAFPDKAHPMAILQAAVSALSAFYSDHLNMDKPEEYHEMAMRIIAKIPTIAAFSYRYSRGLPIIYPNLDRGFTENFLYMMRGYPYEHVDLKPIEIKALDTVFMLHADHEQNASTTTVRTVGSTHAHPYACISAGIGALWGWAHGGANEGVIRQLEEIGSVANVDRYIARAKDKNDPFRLMGFGHRVYKNFDPRAKVLKKMRDQLMDEIGINSELIKIANRIEEIALNDDYFVSRNLYPNVDFHSGLILKALGIPNNMFAVIFVIGRTPGWISQWIELKEQDTIKIVRPRQLYVGEANRTPK, from the coding sequence ATGTCATCAAATACAGCTACGCTAACTGATAACAGAACTGGCAAGAGTTACGAGTTTCCTATACTAAAAGGCACTATGGGACCTGATGTGATAGACATCTCGACATTTTTTAGTGATACTGGAATGTTTACTTTTGACAGAGGTTATACTTCAACTGCGATGTGTCGCTCGGCGATAACTTACATAGACGGCTTAAAAGGCGAGCTAATGTATAGAGGTTATGATATCGCGTATTTGGCTGAAAATAAGACATTTTTAGACGTGGCATATTTACTCTTAAACAAAGAGCTTCCAACAAATGATCAGTATATAAATTTTAAAACCGAGCTTAAAAAAAGAAGCTTTATACATGAAGGCATGATGAAGCTATTTGATGCATTTCCAGACAAAGCTCACCCTATGGCGATCTTGCAAGCAGCGGTCTCAGCCCTAAGTGCCTTTTACTCAGATCACTTAAATATGGATAAACCTGAAGAGTATCACGAGATGGCTATGCGTATAATCGCTAAAATTCCAACGATCGCGGCCTTTAGCTACCGCTACTCACGCGGACTTCCTATCATCTATCCAAATTTAGATCGTGGCTTTACTGAAAATTTCCTCTACATGATGAGAGGCTATCCATATGAGCATGTCGATCTTAAGCCTATCGAGATAAAAGCACTTGATACGGTCTTTATGCTGCACGCAGATCACGAGCAAAACGCTTCAACGACGACTGTTAGAACCGTTGGCTCAACGCATGCTCACCCATACGCATGTATAAGTGCAGGTATCGGAGCACTTTGGGGCTGGGCTCATGGCGGCGCAAACGAGGGCGTTATCCGTCAGCTTGAAGAGATCGGCTCAGTCGCAAACGTCGATAGATACATCGCTAGAGCGAAGGATAAAAACGATCCATTTAGGCTAATGGGCTTTGGTCACAGAGTCTATAAAAACTTTGACCCTCGCGCAAAAGTGCTTAAGAAGATGAGAGATCAGCTTATGGATGAGATAGGCATTAACTCAGAGCTTATCAAGATCGCAAACCGCATTGAGGAGATCGCGCTAAATGATGACTATTTTGTGAGTAGAAATTTATATCCAAACGTTGATTTTCACTCAGGACTCATCCTAAAGGCGCTTGGCATACCAAATAATATGTTTGCCGTCATCTTTGTCATCGGCAGGACTCCAGGCTGGATCAGCCAGTGGATCGAGCTAAAAGAGCAAGATACAATAAAGATCGTCCGCCCAAGACAGCTTTATGTTGGAGAGGCAAACAGAACACCAAAATGA
- the modB gene encoding molybdate ABC transporter permease subunit yields the protein MIDELKSIDYEPFWLSLKLSFITTFILFFACITLAYFMSQKKFFGKSFLESIISLPLVLPPSVLGFYLLIFLSPYSTFGKFIEEIFGVRLVFNFTGLVVASCIYSLPFMFGPIYAGLNSLKKSLFEASYSLGKNKLTTIFRVILPSIRSNLLTATVVSFAHTMGEFGVVLMIGGSVAGESKVASIAIFEAVEMLDYTKAHIYALLMLIISFFVLFVVYLLNSKKA from the coding sequence ATGATAGACGAGTTAAAAAGTATCGATTACGAGCCGTTTTGGCTCTCGTTAAAACTATCTTTTATAACTACTTTTATCTTGTTCTTTGCCTGCATTACGCTTGCTTATTTTATGTCGCAGAAAAAATTTTTCGGCAAATCATTTTTAGAGTCGATAATCTCACTGCCTTTAGTTTTGCCGCCAAGCGTCCTTGGCTTTTATCTGCTCATTTTTCTTTCACCTTATTCCACCTTTGGTAAATTTATCGAAGAAATTTTTGGAGTTAGGTTAGTTTTTAATTTCACAGGTCTTGTTGTGGCAAGTTGCATCTATTCATTGCCATTTATGTTTGGGCCGATTTATGCTGGGCTAAATAGCCTAAAAAAGAGCCTTTTTGAAGCAAGTTATAGTCTTGGCAAAAATAAGCTCACGACTATTTTTAGAGTAATTTTGCCAAGTATCAGATCAAATTTATTAACAGCTACTGTCGTTAGCTTTGCTCACACTATGGGCGAGTTTGGCGTTGTTTTAATGATAGGCGGTAGCGTAGCTGGAGAGAGCAAGGTCGCTAGCATTGCGATATTTGAAGCGGTTGAAATGCTTGATTACACCAAGGCTCATATCTATGCACTTTTGATGCTAATAATTAGCTTTTTTGTCCTTTTCGTAGTTTATCTTTTAAATTCTAAAAAAGCTTAA
- a CDS encoding redoxin family protein: protein MIKVPTSIYLNTLDGKEFDFSAFARTHDCVIFIYPKIGEDFELLSEELQNTAGMKGCTKQAINYKKFLKDFNDLGFMVVAISSQDIAAQKKFQEETSTGVMFLNDSEFMLERALELPVFSASNGHKFYFRQTLIIKDGKIRRAYIVDDPENDAKNMLEKIKEKDY from the coding sequence ATGATAAAAGTGCCTACGAGTATATATTTAAATACCTTAGACGGTAAGGAATTTGATTTCTCTGCCTTTGCAAGAACGCACGACTGCGTTATTTTCATCTATCCAAAGATAGGCGAGGACTTTGAGCTTTTAAGCGAGGAACTGCAAAATACTGCGGGTATGAAGGGCTGCACTAAACAAGCGATAAACTATAAGAAATTTTTAAAAGATTTTAACGATCTTGGTTTTATGGTAGTGGCCATTAGCTCACAAGATATCGCAGCTCAAAAGAAATTTCAAGAAGAGACTTCAACTGGTGTTATGTTTTTAAACGATAGTGAGTTTATGCTTGAAAGGGCGCTTGAGCTTCCAGTTTTTTCTGCGTCAAATGGACATAAATTTTATTTTAGACAAACACTTATCATAAAAGATGGCAAGATAAGGCGCGCATATATAGTGGATGATCCAGAAAATGATGCTAAAAATATGCTAGAAAAAATCAAAGAAAAAGACTACTAG
- a CDS encoding 3'(2'),5'-bisphosphate nucleotidase CysQ family protein — translation MSELLNLAKKAAVNAGAQIMKFYSADNTALKVCLKDDSSPLTSADLAANEVILKELSKSGIKICSEESILQESDKDEFWLVDPLDGTKEFLARNGEFCVCIALIKKARPVLGVIFIPVSKELFYADENGAFKEILGDNDEIIKRVDLNKKDKNLDNLIFSSRRGDAKEIEFIGQSLNFEQRCIGSAIKFCRLVEFGGAYLRFAPSYLWDNAAGEALVNFCGGKVFDANSSKEMSYELADLKSPFFIALSKNTLNLKDKITQLYKQSKT, via the coding sequence ATGAGCGAGCTTCTAAATTTAGCTAAAAAAGCAGCCGTTAATGCTGGAGCGCAAATAATGAAATTTTACTCTGCAGATAATACGGCTCTTAAAGTCTGCCTAAAAGATGACAGCTCACCACTAACTAGCGCTGATCTAGCCGCAAATGAAGTGATACTAAAAGAGCTAAGCAAAAGCGGGATAAAAATTTGCTCTGAAGAGAGTATCTTGCAAGAAAGCGATAAAGACGAGTTTTGGCTCGTAGATCCTCTTGATGGCACTAAAGAATTTCTAGCTAGAAACGGCGAATTTTGCGTTTGCATAGCGCTTATAAAAAAAGCTAGGCCGGTGCTTGGCGTGATATTTATCCCAGTTAGTAAAGAGCTTTTTTATGCTGATGAAAACGGCGCTTTTAAAGAAATTTTAGGTGACAATGATGAAATCATAAAGAGAGTTGATCTAAACAAAAAAGATAAAAATTTAGACAATCTAATCTTTTCAAGCAGAAGAGGCGACGCCAAAGAGATAGAATTTATAGGACAGAGCTTAAATTTTGAGCAAAGGTGCATCGGCTCAGCCATAAAATTTTGCCGTTTGGTTGAATTTGGCGGAGCTTATTTGAGATTTGCCCCAAGCTACCTTTGGGACAATGCAGCAGGAGAAGCGCTCGTAAATTTTTGTGGCGGAAAAGTATTTGACGCTAATAGTAGTAAAGAGATGAGCTACGAGCTTGCTGATTTAAAAAGTCCATTTTTTATAGCTCTCTCAAAAAACACACTAAATCTAAAAGATAAAATCACACAACTATATAAACAAAGTAAAACTTAA
- a CDS encoding class I SAM-dependent methyltransferase codes for MSQNSKIEKSYDELTYKSIAFAQSSPYRLEACATLLGITPPPCENARVLEIGCSFGGNLIPFAVNNKNVKVVGIDLSGEQIRRGQEIVKEMGLTNLELIHGDICEFKSDEKFDYIIAHGVFSWVPDFVKEAILKVVRENLSANGVAFISYNVYPGWKVKDIVRDIMLLAAKDKESMQDRLKAAKEALLVYKEYLLTRDEKIYEGKIPLKMLLFVTEHVLSKDDFYIAHELLEYTNDPFYFKDFNAMLAKNELTYLCEYTLDDIFTPDVGTAVVDEYKNNKFKDRIDLEQFMDMISNKVFRQSLIVHSKTYESIANKQIGPSDINKIHVVADFIKKDNQWQDSYGAMPQDISWLCEVFYKMYPASINLSQILEILPEDKLIVYSAFVRILTNSSDAMILKDEQKNIEYRPGHSRLSQKLINYVRYFLNHKNNADVVFANKFSISRKLNNIDYYILLLLDGKNSLEDVAAKTLKFIKENNEDIFDINGKVLKKDKVAANIMSYVLGTAKIASMLYLLEEI; via the coding sequence ATGAGCCAAAATAGCAAAATCGAAAAGTCTTATGATGAGCTAACTTATAAATCAATAGCTTTTGCCCAATCGTCGCCATATAGGCTTGAAGCTTGTGCTACACTTCTTGGCATAACTCCACCTCCATGCGAAAATGCAAGAGTTTTAGAGATAGGATGTAGCTTTGGCGGAAATTTGATCCCATTTGCAGTAAATAACAAAAATGTAAAAGTAGTTGGCATAGATCTTAGCGGCGAGCAGATAAGGCGCGGGCAAGAAATTGTTAAAGAGATGGGGCTTACAAATTTAGAGCTTATACACGGCGATATTTGCGAATTTAAAAGTGATGAGAAATTTGACTACATTATCGCTCATGGCGTTTTTAGCTGGGTACCTGACTTTGTAAAAGAAGCTATATTAAAAGTCGTAAGAGAGAATTTAAGTGCAAATGGCGTAGCATTTATCTCCTATAATGTTTATCCTGGTTGGAAAGTAAAAGACATCGTAAGAGATATAATGCTACTTGCCGCAAAAGATAAAGAGAGCATGCAAGATAGGTTAAAAGCAGCCAAAGAAGCACTTTTAGTCTATAAAGAATATTTGCTAACAAGAGATGAAAAAATTTATGAGGGAAAAATACCTCTTAAGATGCTTCTTTTTGTAACAGAACATGTGCTCTCAAAAGATGACTTTTACATAGCTCATGAGCTTTTAGAATACACAAATGATCCATTTTATTTTAAAGATTTTAATGCCATGCTTGCTAAAAATGAGCTTACTTATCTTTGTGAGTATACGCTTGATGATATTTTTACCCCAGATGTTGGCACGGCCGTAGTAGATGAATACAAAAATAACAAGTTTAAAGACAGGATCGATCTAGAGCAATTCATGGATATGATTAGCAACAAAGTCTTTAGACAAAGCCTAATAGTCCATAGCAAAACTTATGAGAGCATAGCAAATAAACAAATAGGTCCAAGCGATATTAATAAAATTCACGTTGTGGCAGATTTTATAAAGAAAGATAACCAGTGGCAAGATAGTTATGGCGCTATGCCACAAGATATATCATGGCTTTGCGAGGTCTTTTATAAGATGTATCCAGCTAGTATAAACCTTTCTCAGATTTTAGAAATTTTGCCAGAAGATAAGCTCATTGTTTATAGCGCTTTTGTAAGAATTTTAACAAACTCGTCTGATGCAATGATTTTAAAAGATGAGCAAAAAAATATCGAGTATAGGCCTGGGCATTCAAGACTTAGCCAAAAATTAATAAATTATGTAAGATATTTTTTAAATCATAAAAATAATGCCGATGTTGTTTTTGCTAATAAATTTAGTATCTCAAGAAAGCTTAACAATATCGATTATTACATACTTTTGTTACTTGATGGTAAAAATAGCTTAGAAGATGTCGCAGCAAAAACCTTAAAATTTATCAAAGAGAACAACGAAGATATATTTGACATAAATGGCAAAGTGCTTAAAAAAGACAAGGTCGCAGCAAATATAATGAGTTACGTGCTAGGCACAGCAAAAATAGCTAGTATGCTTTATCTGCTAGAAGAAATTTAA
- a CDS encoding cation:proton antiporter has protein sequence MQLHQASELSILVVLAFIVFASPYISKILRIPVAPAEIILGALASYIGLVGENEMFKLISEVGFFFLMFLAGMEIDLRMLINIDRKILRLGLIYLALIYSLATALTFSLDLSLLYIIIIPIMAVGMIFTLFKEYGRDVKWLNLSMLIATIGELISITLLTFIAAYLQFGASINLWLTIGYLILFLAISVLSFKILDVLFWWYPGLKVILMPHYDKDEKDIRLSIAVFFSMIALMFYLNLEVAFGAFIAGMFIATFFDHKKDLPHKLSSFGFGFLVPIFFIHIGSTFKLSSLSSNEVIKDAIFIFCAMLATRLFSSVLFVGKLGLKGIFLFSLSQSMPLTLLVAVATIAHRSGEISDYSYSSFILASLAQAIIGTIIIKFLMQSRSKE, from the coding sequence TTGCAATTACATCAAGCGAGCGAGCTTAGTATTCTTGTCGTTTTGGCATTTATCGTCTTTGCTTCGCCTTATATTTCTAAAATTTTACGCATTCCTGTCGCTCCTGCTGAGATAATACTTGGGGCACTAGCTAGCTACATCGGACTTGTCGGCGAAAATGAGATGTTTAAGCTAATTAGCGAAGTTGGCTTTTTCTTTTTGATGTTTCTAGCTGGCATGGAGATTGATCTTAGAATGCTTATAAACATTGACCGCAAAATTTTACGTCTGGGGCTTATCTATCTTGCGCTCATTTACTCGCTAGCAACTGCACTTACGTTTAGTCTTGATCTTAGTTTGCTTTATATTATCATTATCCCGATAATGGCCGTTGGCATGATATTTACGCTATTTAAAGAGTATGGCAGAGATGTGAAATGGCTAAATTTAAGCATGCTTATTGCAACTATTGGCGAGCTTATAAGCATTACGCTTTTGACATTTATAGCAGCCTATTTGCAGTTTGGAGCTAGTATAAATTTATGGCTAACGATTGGCTATTTGATCTTATTTTTAGCTATCAGCGTACTTAGCTTTAAAATTTTAGATGTGCTTTTTTGGTGGTATCCGGGGCTTAAAGTGATCCTTATGCCACACTACGATAAGGATGAAAAAGATATTAGGCTAAGCATTGCGGTATTTTTTTCGATGATTGCACTTATGTTTTATTTGAATTTAGAAGTTGCCTTTGGCGCGTTTATCGCAGGTATGTTTATAGCTACGTTTTTTGATCATAAAAAAGACTTACCGCACAAGCTTTCAAGCTTTGGATTTGGATTTTTGGTACCGATATTTTTTATACACATAGGCTCAACTTTCAAGCTCTCAAGCCTAAGCTCAAATGAAGTGATAAAAGATGCTATTTTTATATTTTGTGCGATGCTTGCTACAAGGCTTTTTTCAAGTGTGTTATTTGTAGGAAAATTAGGGCTTAAGGGGATATTTTTGTTTTCTCTCTCACAATCCATGCCACTAACGCTTCTAGTAGCAGTTGCTACTATCGCACACAGATCAGGTGAGATAAGTGATTATTCTTACTCATCTTTTATCCTAGCAAGCCTAGCTCAAGCTATAATAGGGACAATAATTATAAAATTTCTAATGCAATCAAGAAGCAAGGAGTAA